The following is a genomic window from Mycobacterium parmense.
GCGCCGAAGAACGTCATCTCCAGAACGGACACGATCCGGGGATCGGCGTCGGGGCCGAGCGCCGAGACGATGCGCCGGTGGATCTCGGCGCCGATGCGGTCGCGCGCGGTTCGCACCGCCGGGTCCGCGCCGCCGGACAGCAGCGCCGTCGTGCACGCTGCCGCGACCTCCGGCTCGTCGGCGACCACCAGGGCCAGGTGTCGCAGGGCCTGGTCCACCCGCGTCGGCATGGGTTCGTTGACGTCGGTGAAGTAGGGCACCTGACGAACCAGGTCGAGGTAGACCTCGGCAATGAGGTGGTTCTTCGACGAGAAGTAGGTGTAGGCGGTGGCAGGGGCAACCTTGGCGCGCGCCGCCACCGCGCGCACCGTCAGGTCGGCGTACGACTTCTCCCGCAAGGTCTCCATGCCGGCGGCCAGCACCTTGCGGAAGGTCTCCTCCTGGCGCCGGTTGCGCGGCACCTGTCCGGTCTGAGACTTGCCCCCGGGCGCGGGCGCAACCAGTGCTTCGCTGGACACATGTCCAAGCTATCGGATCGGGTCGCGAAGTGGCAAGACCGACAGGCAAATAAGCAGTTCAACAGGGCCAACAAGCGAACTTCGGGCGTAATCTGGGGATCGGCTCTTGCACCTTGGAGGGCGCGAAGACTATGGTTCGGAAGGTCGATATCGGACAACTGTCCATTGAACTTTCTGGTAAGCAAGCGACGCGAGGGAGCGGGAAATGGCCTTGCTGGCCGACGGCGTGAGTGAGCTCTTCATCGACGGCAAGATGTCGACCGGCAACGCCGGCACCTTCCCGACGGTCAACCCGGCGACCGAGGAGGTGCTGGGAGTCGCCGCCGACGCCGACGCCGAGGACATGGGCCGCGCGATCGACGCCGCGCGCCGGGCCTTCGACGACACGGACTGGTCGCGCGACACCGCGCTGCGGGTCCGCTGCGTGCGTCAGCTGCGCGAGGCGATGCGACAGCATCTCGAAGAGCTGCGCGACCTGACCATCGCCGAAGTCGGCGCGCCGCGGATGCTCACCGCGATCGCGCAGCTCGAGGTCCCTGTCAACGACCTGGCGTTCGCGGCCGACACCGCCGAATCCTACGAATACAACCAGGATCTCGGCCAAGCGTCGCCCATGGGGATCCCTACCCGGCGCACCATCGCCCGCGAGGCCGTCGGTGTCGTCGGCGCCATCACACCGTGGAACTTCCCG
Proteins encoded in this region:
- a CDS encoding TetR/AcrR family transcriptional regulator — translated: MSSEALVAPAPGGKSQTGQVPRNRRQEETFRKVLAAGMETLREKSYADLTVRAVAARAKVAPATAYTYFSSKNHLIAEVYLDLVRQVPYFTDVNEPMPTRVDQALRHLALVVADEPEVAAACTTALLSGGADPAVRTARDRIGAEIHRRIVSALGPDADPRIVSVLEMTFFGALVNAASGAYTYHQIADHLGYAVGLILQPPEGTR